From the genome of Streptomyces xanthophaeus:
ACCACGAGCAGAACTGCTCCACCTCCACCGTGCGCCTGGTCGGCTCCTCGCAGGCGAACATGTTCGCCTCGATCTCCGCCGGCATCTCGGCCCTGTGGGGTCCGCTGCACGGTGGCGCCAACCAGTCCGTCCTCGAGATGCTGGAAGGCATCAAGAACGACGGCGGCGACGTCGACGCCTTCATCCGCAAGGTGAAGAACAAGGAGGACGGCGTCCGCCTCATGGGCTTCGGACACCGTGTCTACAAGAGCTTCGACCCCCGGGCGAAGATCATCAAGGCGGCGGCGCACGATGTCCTCTCGGCGCTCGGCAAGAGCGACGAGCTGCTCGACATCGCGCTCAAGCTGGAAGAGCACGCGCTGGCCGACGACTACTTCGTCGAGCGCAACCTCTACCCGAACGTGGACTTCTACACCGGTCTCATCTACCGGGCGATGGGCTTCCCCACCGAGATGTTCACCGTGCTCTTCGCGCTCGGCCGTCTTCCCGGCTGGATCGCCCAGTGGCACGAGATGATCAAGGAGCCGGGTTCCCGCATCGGTCGCCCGCGCCAGATCTACACCGGCGAGGTCCTGCGTGACTTCGTTCCCGTAGAAGCCCGCTGACCCGAGGCTTTCCTCCGCGCGGCGTGCGGCCGCGCGGAGCGCACCGCAGGCAACCCTGAGCATGCGAGAAGCGCCCCGCCGTCGATCCCCCCACGGGTCGACGGTCGGGGCGCTTCCCTTTTCCCCGAAACGGATTCCCCCCACGGGACCCGAGCCGGGGCGTCGGTGTGCCGGGACCCGTTCGTCCGGGAGGGCCGCTCAAAGCCTCCCGCGGGTACGTGTCCCGGCCGGCTGATACCCACGGAAACCCCCCAGGTCTCCGTGAAACGTCCCCCAAGACGTTCTTGGTATCGCCCCATTAGACCCACGACGACCCCGGATGGTTACGTTGTGGTCACTGTGATCTGCGTCTCCCGTGAAGGAAGTGTGCGGACCATGAGGAGGAAGGTTACTAGCGGAAGGACCGCAACCGGAGGCTGTTGGTCACAACGAAGACCGAGGAGAAGGCCATCGCGGCTCCCGCGATCATCGGATTGAGCAGACCGGCGGCCGCCAGCGGCAGGGCCGCCACGTTGTAGCCGAAGGCCCAGAACAGGTTGCCCTTGATCGTGGCCAGGGTCCGGCGCGAGAGCCGGATCGCGTCCGCCGCGACCCGCAGGTCACCCCGTACGAGGGTCAGGTCGCCGGCCTCGATGGCCGCGTCCGTGCCGGTGCCCATGGCCAGCCCCAGGTCCGCCTGGGCCAGCGCGGCAGCGTCGTTGACCCCGTCGCCGACCATCGCGACCGTACGGCCCTGCGCCTGCAGGCGGCGTACGACGTCCACCTTGTCCTGGGGGAGGACCTCGGCGATCACCTCGTCGATGCCCACCTCGCGGGCCACCGTCGCGGCGACGGCCTTGTTGTCGCCCGTCAGCAGGACCGGGGTGAGGCCCAGCGCCCGCAGCCGGGAGACCGCCTCGGCGCTGGTCTCCTTGACCGCGTCGGCCACGGTCAGGACCCCGCGCGCCGCGCCGTCCCAGGCCACCAGGACGGCGGTGCTGCCCGCGGCCTCGGCGGCCGCCTTCGCCTCGGCCAGTGCGGCCGGCAGCTCGATCGACCAGTCGGCCAGCAGCCGCTCGCGGCCCACCAGGACGGCATGTCCGTCGACCACGCCCTGGACACCGAGCCCGGCGACGTTCTCGAAGGACTCCGGAACCGGCAGGGAGCCGGCCCGCTCCGCCGCCCCGGCGGCGACGGCCCGGGCGATCGGGTGCTCCGAGGCGTGCTCCAGGGATCCGGCCAGGCGCAGGAGTTCGCGCTCGTCGACGCCCGCGGCGGTGAAGACGCCGTCGAGGGTCATCCGGCCGGTGGTGACGGTGCCGGTCTTGTCCAGTACGACGGTGTCCACGCGGCGGGTGGACTCCAGCACCTCGGGTCCCTTGATCAGGATGCCGAGCTGCGCGCCCCGCCCGGTGCCGACCATCAGTGCGGTCGGGGTGGCCAGGCCCAGGGCGCACGGGCAGGCGATGATCAGGACGGCCACGGCGGCGGTGAAGGCGGCGGTGGGGTCGTCGGTGATCAGCAGCCAGGTGATCCAGGTGCCGATGGCGAGCACCAGGACGACGGGGACGAAGATCCCGGAGATCTGGTCGGCGAGGCGCTGCACCTCGGCCTTGCCGTTCTGCGCGTCCTCCACCATCTTCGCCATCCGGGCGAGCTGGGTGTCGGCGCCGATCCGGGTGGCCTCGACGACCAGGCGTCCGGAGGTGTTGACGGTGGCTCCGGTGACGGAGTCGCCCACGGCGACGTCGACCGGTACGGACTCGCCGGTGAGCATGGAGGCGTCCACGGCCGAGCTGCCCTCGACGACGGTGCCGTCGGTGGCGATCTTCTCGCCGGGGCGGACGACGAACCGGTCGCCGACCGCGAGCGCGCCCACCGGGATCCGGACCTCCTGGCCCGCGCGCAGGACGACGACGTCCTTGGCCCCGAGCTCCAGCAGGGCCTTGAGGGCCGCGCCCGCCTTCCGCTTGGAGCGGGCCTCCAGGTAGCGGCCCAGGAGGATGAAGGAGACGACGCCGGCCGCGACCTCCAGGTAGATGGCGGAGGAGCCGTCGGTGCGGGAGACGCTGCCCCCCTGAATGGTGAAGAGGGCGAAGCCGTGCCGCATGCCGGGCATGCCGGCGTGGCCGAAGAACAGGGCCCACAGCGACCAGGTGAAGGCGGCCAGGGTGCCGACCGAGACGAGGGTGTCCATGGTGGCGGCGCCGTGCCGGGCGTTGGTCCAGGCGGCCTTGTGGAAGGGGAACCCGCCCCAGACGACGACGGGGGCCGCGAGGGTCAGGGAGAGCCACTGCCAGTTGTCGAACTGGAGGGCCGGGATCATCGCGAGCAGGACGACGGGCAGGGCGAGCGTGACGGAGACCAGCAGGCGCTGGCGCAGTGCGGCGAGCGCCGGGTCGGGGGCCTCGGCCGTCTCGGTCCGCGCTTCCTCGGCGGCTTCCTCGGCGGCTTCCGGGGCGGGCGGCGGCGGGGGCTCCTCGGCGGTGTAGCCGGTCTTGACCACGGTCGCGATCAGATCGGCGACCTGCACGTCGCCGCTGTAGGAGACGCGGGCCTTCTCGGTGGCGTAGTTCACCGAGGCTTCGACGCCGTCCATCCGGTTGAGCTTCTTCTCGATGCGGGCGGCGCAGGAGGCGCAGGTCATCCCGCCGATCGAGAGTTCGACCGCCGTTATCGGTCCGTCGTGCACTGTGCTGCTGCTCATGTTCCGGCTCCAGAGGGATGGCCGGGCCGTACGGGACCAGTATGAGCTGGCCGGCACGGCCCGGCAGGGTGCCGCGGGGCTGCCGCGGGTGCCGTGCGGGTGGGGCGGGCCGCTCAGACCTGTCCGGCGAACTCGTATCCGGCCTCGTCCACGGCGGCGCGGACGTCCTCGTCCGCGAGCGGGGCGGCGGAGACCACGGTGACCTCGCCGGTCGCGGCGACGGCCTTGACCGTGCTGACGCCCGGCAGGGCGGAGATCTCGGTGGTCACCGCGCCCTCGCAGTGTCCGCAGGTCATGCCGGTCACCCGGTAGACGGTGGTGGTCTGGGTGTCCGTCTCGGCGGTCATGTCGTTCTCCTCTTCAGGGGCGTGTGCCGGTCACCGGGAGGGGCGGCCGATGGCGCCACCGTCCTCCCGACACTTCGAGACTATACCCCTGGGGGGTATCAAGGCGAGTATCGGCTCCCGGTTTCTCGATCCTGATGGGAAAACCGGCCGGTATGGGCGAACTGTAGGTAATTGGCTGAATGGATCACCCGGGAAGCCTCGCGGGGGCGCGTACGCGGGCACCCCGCCCACCGGTACGGCGGTGGGCGGGGTGGGGTGGGCCGGGTGGGCCGGGCGGTCAGTGCGGGGGAGTCCTGGTGACCATCGGCTCCAGGTAGCGCAGCAGGACGGTCTTGAGCTCCGCGGTGTAGGCGGCGCGCTCGTCGCCCTCGTGGGCCAGGATCAGGTCGAGGGACGACTTGAAGATGCCCAGGATCATGTTCGAGATGTGGGCGAGCTCGTGGGCCGAAGCCTGGGGGCAGAAGTTGCGCAGGACGGCCTCGATCCGGGTGAGCATGCCGGCGTGCAGTTCCTCGTGCTCCTGGGCGATGCCGGGGACGCCGGTGCCGTGCATGAGGGCCCAGAAGGCCGGGTTCTCGCAGTTGAAGGCGATGACCGGGTCGAGGACGGCGTCGAGCAGCTCGGGCAGGGGGCGCTGGAGGTTCTCGGGGCGGAAGGCCTGTCCGTGCGTCTCGTGCGCGCGCTGGAGCAGCTGGCCGCCGAGCTCGACCGCGATGGCCTCTTTGTTGGGGAAGTACTGGTAGAGGGTGCCGGGCGACACGCCCGCCTCGCGGGCGATGGCGTTGGTGCTGGCCGAGGCGTAGCCGGTACGGCAGAACACCCCGGCGGCGGCGGCCAGCAGCTGGGAGATCCGGCGCTCGCCGCGGGCCTGGCGGCGGCGCGGTGCGGCGGCGCCGGCGCCCGAGCCGGCGGTGGCTGCGGCGGCGCTGTCGGCTGCGGCGGCGCTGTCGGTCGCGGAGGTGGCGTCACCGGCGGAGCTCTTGGTCCCCTTTTCTGCGTTTTTGCCCATGCGCGTCCCTGGCATGTCCAATCCCCTGCTTCCCGTGGGTGATTGACAAACGCGAGAGATCGCTCGCATTCTTGAAAAACGCGAGCGACTGCTCGTGTTTGCCAGTCTATGTGGCCTGGCAATCACGGTGAAGGGGACACCGAGCCATGTCCGAAGTCAAGAAACCGCCGTCCTCCGGGGCGGACGCGGGGTGGACCCGGTTCGTCACGGCCCGGCCGCGGCTCACGCTGCTGCTCGCCCTGCTGGTCACGGCCCTGGCCGTGGTCGCGGGCGGCGGCGTCGCCGACCGGCTGGGAAGTGGCGGCTGGGAGGACCCGGGCGCCCAGTCCACCTACGCCGCACGGGCCCTGGAGCGGGAGTTCCCGCACTCCGAGCCCAATCTGCTCCTGCTCGTCGACGCCGCGCCGGGCACCACGGGGGTCGACGACCCCACGGTGGCCGCCGAGGCCGAACGGCTCGCGAGCGCACTCGCCGCCGAACCGGGGGTCGTCGGGGTCGGCTCGTACTGGAGCACCCGGCTGCCCGCACTGCGCTCCGAGGACGGCCGGCAGGCACTCGTCGTCGCCCGCGTCCAGGGCGACGAGAAGACGGCCACCGCGGCACTGGACCGCATGGCCCCGCGCTACGAGGGCGAGCACGGCCCGGTGCGGGTGTCGCTCGGCGGCCCCGCGGCGGTCCAGCGCGAGGTCACCCGGACCATCCAGGAAGACCTGCTGCGCGCCGAGCTCATCGCCCTTCCGGTCACCCTCGTCCTGCTCGTCCTCGTCTTCGGCAGCGCGGTCGCCGCCCTGCTCCCGCTCGGCGTCGGCATCGTGGCCATCCTCGGCACCAATGCCGTACTGCGCGGGCTCACCGAGTTCACGGACGTCTCCGTCTTCGCCCAGAACCTGACCACCGCGCTCGGCCTCGGACTGGCCATCGACTACGCCCTGTTCATCGTCCGCAGGTTCCGCGAGGAACTCGCCGCCGGGCGCGACCCGAGGGCCGCCGTCGGGGCCACCCTGCGCACCGCCGGGCGCACCGTGCTCTTCTCGGCGCTCACCGTCGCCGTCTCGCTCTCGGCGATGCTCTTCTTCCCCATGTACTTCCTGCGCTCCTTCGCCTACGCCGGAGTCGCGGTGGTGCTGCTCGCGGCGGCGGCCGCTCTGATCCTGCTGCCGGCCGCCCTGGTGCTCCTCGGCGATCGGGTCAACTCCCTGGACCTGCGCCGGCTGTGGCGACGGGGCCGGCCGGAGGCGGCCGCAACCGGGCCCGCGGAGACCGGCCGGGGCTGGGGGCGGACGGCCGCACTCGTGATGCGGCGCGCACCGGTCTTCGCCGTGGCCACCACCGCGGGCCTGCTGCTCCTCGGACTGCCCTTCATGGGCGTCGAGTTCGGCACGGTCGACGACCGCCAGCTCCCGAAGGACGCCCCCTCCCACATGGTGCAGGAGCAGATCCGCGACGGCTTCCCGAACAGCCCCGGCGGCGGTATCACCGTGCTTGCCGAGGGAGCGCCCGGCCCCGAGCGCCTCGCGGCCTACCGGGACCGGCTGGCCGCCCTGCCCGGGGTGATCCGGGTCGACGGGCCGATCGGCCCCGCGACGGGAGGCGAGTACACCTCCTTCTCGGTGTCCGTCGAGGGTGAGGCCGTGGGGCAGACGGCCCGGGACCTGGTCGACGAGGTCCGTGCGGTGGACGCCGGCTTCAAGACCTCGGTGACCGGACAGGCGGCCGTCCTCGTCGACGCGCAGAAGGCCATCGCCGGCGCGCTGCCCGCGGCGGCGGCCCTGGTGGTCCTCGCCACGCTGCTGCTGGTGTTCCTGCTCACCGGGAGCCTGCTGATACCGCTGCAGGCGGTGCTGCTCAATGCCCTCAGCCTGACCGCGATGTTCGGGGCGGTGGTGTGGGTGTTCCAGGAGGGCAACCTCTCCGGGATCCTCTCCTTCACCGCCACCGGCGACATAGAGACCACCCTGCCGGTGCTGATGTTCTGCATCGCCTTCGGGCTCTCCATGGACTACGGGGTGTTCCTCATATCCCGCATCAAGGAGGAGTACGACCGGACCGGGGACCACGAGAGCGCCGTCCGGACCGGGCTGGCCCGCACCGGCGGGCTGATCACCGCGGCGGCCGTGATCCTGGCGGTGGTGATGGTGGCGATCGGCACCTCCCGGGTGACCAACACCAAGATGCTGGGGCTCGGGATCGCGCTGGCGGTCCTCATGGACGCCATGGTCGTCCGCAGCCTCCTGGTTCCGGCGGTGATGAAGCTGACCGGAAGGGCCACCTGGTGGGCCCCCGCCCCGCTGCGCCGACTGCACGAGCGGTTCGGCCTGAGCGAGGGCGAGTCCGCGCCCCCGGCGCCGGAGCCGGACCGGATACCCGTGGGAGCCGGCGCCTAGGGGGTGTCTTGTCGATCAGGCCGGATCAGGCACCAGGCCCAGCGAGCCCGGCATGATCGGCAAGACACCCCCTAGGGGGATGTCGTGGTCAGTCCTCGCGGCGGCCCCGGTTCCCGGGCCGGCGGGCCACCCAGGCCCGCACGGTATCGGCGTACCAGTAGGGCTTGCCCCCCTCCACATGGTCGGGTGTGGGCAGCAGCCCGTGCTTGCGGTAGGAGCGCACGGTGTCCGGCTGGACCCGGATGTGGGCAGCGATCTCCTTGTACGACCACAGCTGTCGGTCGCTCATGCTGGACACCTCCTTGTCCACGCCGCGGGGCCGGCCGGGAGGCCGTCGGGGGAGCCGGCGCGTGGACACTGACGATCACTCGGGTTGTGCCCGGGGAACGACACGGAGTGACGACAAGGGAGGGGCTGTTGATCTTCTGTGACGGAAGACCCGCGTAATGCGGACATGTGTGACAGAAGGGGGACCCCTGTGACAAGAGGGCCACAGGGGTCGGGTGAGGAGTTGGCGGGGCGTCAGCGGTACAGGGCCGGCCGTTCCGTCAGCTCCACGGCGGCCCGTACACCGGTGCGCGCCGCCGCGAGGCCGGCCTCGGAGACGGCGGCCGCCGCGTAGCCGTCCCAGGCGTCGGGCCCCGCCACCCCGCCGCGCGCGGCCGCGGCCACCCAGCTCCGCAGCTGGCGGTCGTAGGCATCGGCGAAGCGCACCGTGAAGTCCTGGTCGATGGCGCCGCCCCACCGGCCCGCCGACTGCACCACCATCGCGTGCCCGTCGCCGATCCGGGCGCTGCCCGCCTCGCCGACGGCCTCGCACTGCACCTGGTAGCCGAAACCGCAGTTGACGAAGATCTCCACGTCGACGACGGCCCCGCCGGAGGTCTCCAGCAGCACCAGCCGGGGATCGCTCAGCCCCTCGGGAGCGGCCGCCGAGGGCCGCGGGGAGAGCACGGTGACGGCGGTGATCTCCTGCCCCAGCAGCCACCGGGCCGCGTCCACCTCGTGCACCACCGAGTCGCTGATCAGCATGTCGCTGGTGAAGAACGACGGCGAGGAGGCATTGCGGTGCCGGCAGTGCAGGAAGAGGGGCCGCCCGATCCCGCCCGCGTCCAGCAGCTCCTTCAGCCGGGCGTACTCGGCGTCGTACCGCCGCATGAACCCCACCTGCACCAGGCGCCGCCCCATTCGCTGTTCGGCTTCCATGACGCGCAGCGCCCCCGCCGGGTCCGGGGTCAGCGGCTTCTCGCACAGCACCGGCAGCTCCCGCTCCAGGGCGTGCAGGATCGCCTCCTCGTGGGCGGGTCCGGGCGAGGCGATCAGTACGGCCTGGACCCCGGGCGCGGCTATCGCGGCCGCCGGGTCGGTGTGTGCCGTCGCCCCTTCCAGGGTGCCCGCGACCTCCTTGACCCGGTCACCGTCCGGGTCGGCCACGGCCACCACACGGGCCCCGCCCACCGTCCGCCCGATCCGGCGGACGTGGTCGGCGCCCATCTTCCCGGTGCCGATGACGGCGATGCCGAGCGTGCTCATGTCGTACTCCTCTTCCTTCCGAAGGGTCAGCGGGCGCCGCAGGAGCGGAGGTAGGCGCGGGTCCGCCGGGCGATCGGCAGCGGCCGGTCGGGCGGACAGGGGTACATGTCCTGCTCCACGATGGCGAACAGATCCACGTCCAGACGCTGGGCCGCCGCGAGCACCGGTTCCAGCGCGGGCACCCCCGAGGGCGGTTCGCACATCACCCCGCGGCCCACGGCCGGCCCGAAGGGCAGCTCCTCGGCGACGACTTCGGCGAGGATCCGCGGATCCACCTGCTTGAGGTGGAGGTAGCCGATCCGCTCGCCGAAGGTCTCCACGGCCTGCACGCTGTCCCCGCCGCAGTACGCGTAGTGCCCCGTGTCCAGACAGAGGGAGACCAGCCCGGGGTCGGTGGCGTCCAGGAAGCGGGCCACGTTCTCCGGGGTGTCGATGTGGGTGTCGGCGTGCGGGTGGACGACGATCCGCAGCCCGTACCGGTCCTGGACCTCCCGGCCGAGGCGCTCGGTCTGCGAGGTCAGTTCACGCCATTGGGCGGGGGTGAGGGTGCGGTCCTCCAGCACCTCCCCGGTCTTGTCGTCCCGCCAGAAGGAGGGGATGACGACGAGATGGGCCGCACCCATGGCCTGGGTGAGCGCCGCGATCCGCGACACGTGCTCCCAGGTGTCCTCCCACACGGCGGGCCCGTGATGGAGTCCGGTGAAGACGGTTCCGGCCGAGACGCGCAGCCCGCGCTTGGCCGTTTCCCCGGCGAGGCGGACGGGATCGGTGGGCAGATAACCGTAGGGGCCGAGCTCGATCCACTCGTACCCGGCGTCGGCGACCTCGTCGAGGAAGCGTTCCCACGGGGTCTGCCGGGGGTCGTCGGGAAACCAGACACCCCAGGAGTCCGGAGCCGAACCGATGCGGATACGGGTCAACGCGGGCGGGGAGGACGTCATAACGGCCACCTTAGGGTGGAGGACCAATGGGAGGACTGACTGTGACCGGCACCGGCGATCCGTTCGCGTTCGACCTGATCACGATGGGCCGGATCGGGGTGGATCTCTACCCGTTGACGACGGGCATACCACTGGCCGAGGCGGAGACGTTCGGCAAGTTCCTGGGCGGCTCCCCGACCAACGTGGCCGTCGCGGCGGCCCGGCTGGGACGCCGGGTGGCGGTGATCACCCGTACCGGAGCGGACCCCTTCGGCGGGTATCTGCGCTCCGAGCTGCGGGGGTTCGGGGTGGACGACCGGTGGGTCGCCGAGGTCGCCGGGCTGCCGACCCCCATCACCTTCTGCGAGATCTTCCCGCCGGACCACTTCCCGCTGTACTTCTACCGGCTGCCGAAGGCCCCGGATCTGCAGATCGTGGCGGACGAGGTGGACCTGGCGGCGGTACGGGCGGCCCGTGTGTTCTGGATGACGGGCACGGGCCTGAGCGAGGAGCCCTCACGGGCGGCGACGCTGGCGGCGCTGGAGGCCCGCGCGCGGACCGGGACGACGGTCTTCGACCTGGACTGGCGGCCGATGCTGTGGCGGGAGAAACCCGGGCCGTACTACGAGCGGGCGCTGCGGTCGGCGACGGTGGCCGTGGGGAACGCGGAGGAGTGCGAGATCGCCACGGGCGAGTCGGATCCGCATGCGGCGGCGCGGGCGCTGCTCGCGGCGGGTGTGGAACTGGCGGTGGTCAAGCGCGGTCCGGAGGGCGTACTGGCGGTCCACCGCGACGGCACGGTGGCGGAGGTCCCGCCGGTGCCGGTGGAGGTGGTCAACGGGCT
Proteins encoded in this window:
- a CDS encoding heavy metal translocating P-type ATPase, whose translation is MSSSTVHDGPITAVELSIGGMTCASCAARIEKKLNRMDGVEASVNYATEKARVSYSGDVQVADLIATVVKTGYTAEEPPPPPAPEAAEEAAEEARTETAEAPDPALAALRQRLLVSVTLALPVVLLAMIPALQFDNWQWLSLTLAAPVVVWGGFPFHKAAWTNARHGAATMDTLVSVGTLAAFTWSLWALFFGHAGMPGMRHGFALFTIQGGSVSRTDGSSAIYLEVAAGVVSFILLGRYLEARSKRKAGAALKALLELGAKDVVVLRAGQEVRIPVGALAVGDRFVVRPGEKIATDGTVVEGSSAVDASMLTGESVPVDVAVGDSVTGATVNTSGRLVVEATRIGADTQLARMAKMVEDAQNGKAEVQRLADQISGIFVPVVLVLAIGTWITWLLITDDPTAAFTAAVAVLIIACPCALGLATPTALMVGTGRGAQLGILIKGPEVLESTRRVDTVVLDKTGTVTTGRMTLDGVFTAAGVDERELLRLAGSLEHASEHPIARAVAAGAAERAGSLPVPESFENVAGLGVQGVVDGHAVLVGRERLLADWSIELPAALAEAKAAAEAAGSTAVLVAWDGAARGVLTVADAVKETSAEAVSRLRALGLTPVLLTGDNKAVAATVAREVGIDEVIAEVLPQDKVDVVRRLQAQGRTVAMVGDGVNDAAALAQADLGLAMGTGTDAAIEAGDLTLVRGDLRVAADAIRLSRRTLATIKGNLFWAFGYNVAALPLAAAGLLNPMIAGAAMAFSSVFVVTNSLRLRSFR
- a CDS encoding heavy-metal-associated domain-containing protein; translated protein: MTAETDTQTTTVYRVTGMTCGHCEGAVTTEISALPGVSTVKAVAATGEVTVVSAAPLADEDVRAAVDEAGYEFAGQV
- a CDS encoding TetR/AcrR family transcriptional regulator; this translates as MGKNAEKGTKSSAGDATSATDSAAAADSAAAATAGSGAGAAAPRRRQARGERRISQLLAAAAGVFCRTGYASASTNAIAREAGVSPGTLYQYFPNKEAIAVELGGQLLQRAHETHGQAFRPENLQRPLPELLDAVLDPVIAFNCENPAFWALMHGTGVPGIAQEHEELHAGMLTRIEAVLRNFCPQASAHELAHISNMILGIFKSSLDLILAHEGDERAAYTAELKTVLLRYLEPMVTRTPPH
- a CDS encoding MMPL family transporter encodes the protein MSEVKKPPSSGADAGWTRFVTARPRLTLLLALLVTALAVVAGGGVADRLGSGGWEDPGAQSTYAARALEREFPHSEPNLLLLVDAAPGTTGVDDPTVAAEAERLASALAAEPGVVGVGSYWSTRLPALRSEDGRQALVVARVQGDEKTATAALDRMAPRYEGEHGPVRVSLGGPAAVQREVTRTIQEDLLRAELIALPVTLVLLVLVFGSAVAALLPLGVGIVAILGTNAVLRGLTEFTDVSVFAQNLTTALGLGLAIDYALFIVRRFREELAAGRDPRAAVGATLRTAGRTVLFSALTVAVSLSAMLFFPMYFLRSFAYAGVAVVLLAAAAALILLPAALVLLGDRVNSLDLRRLWRRGRPEAAATGPAETGRGWGRTAALVMRRAPVFAVATTAGLLLLGLPFMGVEFGTVDDRQLPKDAPSHMVQEQIRDGFPNSPGGGITVLAEGAPGPERLAAYRDRLAALPGVIRVDGPIGPATGGEYTSFSVSVEGEAVGQTARDLVDEVRAVDAGFKTSVTGQAAVLVDAQKAIAGALPAAAALVVLATLLLVFLLTGSLLIPLQAVLLNALSLTAMFGAVVWVFQEGNLSGILSFTATGDIETTLPVLMFCIAFGLSMDYGVFLISRIKEEYDRTGDHESAVRTGLARTGGLITAAAVILAVVMVAIGTSRVTNTKMLGLGIALAVLMDAMVVRSLLVPAVMKLTGRATWWAPAPLRRLHERFGLSEGESAPPAPEPDRIPVGAGA
- a CDS encoding helix-turn-helix transcriptional regulator, with product MSDRQLWSYKEIAAHIRVQPDTVRSYRKHGLLPTPDHVEGGKPYWYADTVRAWVARRPGNRGRRED
- a CDS encoding Gfo/Idh/MocA family protein, translated to MSTLGIAVIGTGKMGADHVRRIGRTVGGARVVAVADPDGDRVKEVAGTLEGATAHTDPAAAIAAPGVQAVLIASPGPAHEEAILHALERELPVLCEKPLTPDPAGALRVMEAEQRMGRRLVQVGFMRRYDAEYARLKELLDAGGIGRPLFLHCRHRNASSPSFFTSDMLISDSVVHEVDAARWLLGQEITAVTVLSPRPSAAAPEGLSDPRLVLLETSGGAVVDVEIFVNCGFGYQVQCEAVGEAGSARIGDGHAMVVQSAGRWGGAIDQDFTVRFADAYDRQLRSWVAAAARGGVAGPDAWDGYAAAAVSEAGLAAARTGVRAAVELTERPALYR
- a CDS encoding sugar phosphate isomerase/epimerase family protein, producing MTSSPPALTRIRIGSAPDSWGVWFPDDPRQTPWERFLDEVADAGYEWIELGPYGYLPTDPVRLAGETAKRGLRVSAGTVFTGLHHGPAVWEDTWEHVSRIAALTQAMGAAHLVVIPSFWRDDKTGEVLEDRTLTPAQWRELTSQTERLGREVQDRYGLRIVVHPHADTHIDTPENVARFLDATDPGLVSLCLDTGHYAYCGGDSVQAVETFGERIGYLHLKQVDPRILAEVVAEELPFGPAVGRGVMCEPPSGVPALEPVLAAAQRLDVDLFAIVEQDMYPCPPDRPLPIARRTRAYLRSCGAR
- the iolC gene encoding 5-dehydro-2-deoxygluconokinase, with protein sequence MGGLTVTGTGDPFAFDLITMGRIGVDLYPLTTGIPLAEAETFGKFLGGSPTNVAVAAARLGRRVAVITRTGADPFGGYLRSELRGFGVDDRWVAEVAGLPTPITFCEIFPPDHFPLYFYRLPKAPDLQIVADEVDLAAVRAARVFWMTGTGLSEEPSRAATLAALEARARTGTTVFDLDWRPMLWREKPGPYYERALRSATVAVGNAEECEIATGESDPHAAARALLAAGVELAVVKRGPEGVLAVHRDGTVAEVPPVPVEVVNGLGAGDAFGGALCHGLLAGWELERVMRYANAAGAIVATRLACAAAMPFSHEVEEVLGRAGGV